The following proteins come from a genomic window of Crassostrea angulata isolate pt1a10 chromosome 1, ASM2561291v2, whole genome shotgun sequence:
- the LOC128162081 gene encoding neuronal acetylcholine receptor subunit alpha-6-like, whose product MKNMWNSRTSLLFIAGLSFLTVHCASFYDGERLLGDLFQNYSTDIRPNQNLSEATKVSVHPFIFSLNDFNEVLGVISIVGGLSLKWHDFRLNWTPSNYGDIEMLPIPKKKLWVPSVFLINPANKMEAIGDDDYIGRVSYSGIVQWSPVGLLKSLCNVNMYNFPFDTQSCFFTFALWGFLPSEAILMPGSNMSTIDTSYYSSNTLWELENTEMKYSKIVKTKNIIELRINLKRRALYFVINMLAPILLLSILNPLVFALPVESGERVSYAITIFLSFAVFLTLISENMPKTSEPMSLLSYFLIVTMTMSTLICILTVVTMRFHYRDSSLKVSKTAATVLKILQLNFFRIPCNMCKRKSQIRVASKLDDRFVQNVKDGKVKPLTVEQVVEDTWKIVASQYDQVLMYYFFVIVFLQWIMLLIVISI is encoded by the coding sequence ATGAAAAATATGTGGAATTCCAGGACCTCTCTGTTATTTATCGCTGGATTGTCTTTTTTGACTGTTCATTGTGCAAGTTTTTATGACGGTGAACGACTTCTTGGAGATTTATTCCAAAACTACTCAACGGACATTAGACCAAATCAAAATCTGTCGGAAGCAACAAAAGTTTCTGTTCAcccatttattttttctttgaacgATTTCAACGAAGTTTTAGGGGTTATATCTATTGTTGGTGGATTGTCTCTCAAATGGCATGACTTTCGTCTGAACTGGACGCCAAGTAATTATGGTGACATTGAGATGCTACCCATTCCTAAGAAAAAGCTTTGGGTTCCAAGCGTGTTTTTGATTAATCCTGCGAATAAGATGGAAGCGATAGGGGATGATGATTATATAGGAAGAGTATCTTATAGTGGCATAGTGCAGTGGTCACCTGTAGGATTGTTAAAATCTCTATGTaatgtaaacatgtacaatttCCCCTTTGATACACAGTCTTGTTTCTTTACATTTGCTCTCTGGGGTTTTTTGCCATCTGAAGCTATTTTGATGCCTGGAAGTAACATGTCTACTATCGATACATCTTATTATTCTTCCAATACTTTATGGGAACTAGAAAACACCGAGATGAAATACTCTAAAATcgttaaaactaaaaatataattgaactCCGGATCAATTTGAAGAGAAGGGCTCTTTACTTTGTCATCAATATGTTGGCGCCTATCCTTCTCCTGTCCATTCTTAACCCTCTGGTTTTTGCCTTACCTGTTGAAAGCGGTGAGCGTGTGTCATATGCCATCACAATATTTTTGTCGTTCGCCGTTTTCTTGACTCTAATCAGCGAAAATATGCCAAAGACCTCAGAGCCAATGTCTTTACTGTCCTACTTTTTGATTGTGACAATGACTATGAGTACGTTGATATGCATTCTTACTGTTGTCACCATGCGATTCCACTATAGAGACTCTAGCTTAAAAGTGTCGAAAACAGCTGCAACTGTTCTGAAGATTTTGCAACTCAATTTTTTTCGTATTCCATGTAACATGTGTAAAAGGAAATCACAGATTCGAGTAGCTTCCAAATTAGATGATAGatttgtacaaaatgtaaaGGACGGTAAAGTCAAGCCGCTTACTGTCGAACAGGTAGTGGAAGATACGTGGAAGATAGTAGCGTCTCAATACGACCAGGTCTTGATGTACTATTTCTTTGTGATCGTCTTTCTCCAATGGATCATGCTTTTAATTGTCATATCCATCTGA
- the LOC128162057 gene encoding acetylcholine receptor subunit beta-type unc-29-like, translating to MMMMMMMMMMIKSFYSFLFVNSVSLFINVRGANYNNGERLLVDLFQNYSTDIRPIQNLSEPTIISLYPFIFSLNNFDEVSGVITIVGGISLEWHDFRLTWTPSNYGDIMKLLIPKKKLWVPNVFLINPANKMEAIGNDDFLGRISHSGIVQWAPGGLFKSLCNVNMYKFPFDTQSCSFYLALWDYFPMEALLIPSSNMSYIDTLYYSSNPLWKLERTVMKNSYLITTENVIELRINLKRKSLYFVINMLAPILLLSILNPLVFALPVESGERVSYAITIFLSFAVFLTLISENMPKSSEPMSLLSYFLIVTMTMSTLICILTVVTMRLHFKNSKVSKTAATILQILQLKYLCIPCKKYKKKSQIQDNSNLDDGFARNIREGKVEPLKVEPVEEDTWKGVAEQYDRVLMYYFFLIVFLQWMMLLIVMSI from the coding sequence atgatgatgatgatgatgatgatgatgatgataaagaGTTTCTATAGTTTCCTGTTCGTAAATAGTGTTTCGTTGTTTATTAATGTTCGAGGGGCTAATTATAATAATGGTGAACGACTTCTTGTGGATTTATTCCAGAATTACTCAACAGACATTAGGCCAATTCAGAATCTGTCTGAACCAACTATAATTTCTTTGTAcccatttatattttctttaaacaattttgacGAAGTATCTGGAGTTATTACTATTGTTGGTGGAATCTCACTCGAATGGCATGACTTTCGGTTGACTTGGACGCCAAGTAACTATGGTGACATTATGAAGCTACTTATTCCAAAGAAAAAGCTTTGGGTTCCAAATGTTTTTTTGATCAATCCTGCGAATAAGATGGAAGCGATAGGGAATGATGATTTTTTAGGAAGGATATCTCATAGTGGCATAGTGCAGTGGGCACCTGGTggtttgttcaaaagtttatgtaatgtaaacatgtacaaatttcCTTTTGACACCCAGTCATGCTCCTTTTACTTAGCTCTTTGGGATTATTTTCCCATGGAAGCTCTTTTAATTCCGAGCAGTAATATGTCCTACATTGATACATTGTATTATTCTTCAAATCCTTTATGGAAACTAGAAAGAACTGTGATGAAAAACTCATATCTCATTACAACCGAAAACGTAATTGAACTCCGGATCAATCTGAAGAGAAAATCGCTTTATTTTGTCATCAATATGTTGGCGCCTATCCTTCTCCTGTCCATTCTTAACCCTCTGGTTTTTGCCTTACCTGTTGAAAGCGGTGAGCGTGTGTCATATGCCATcacaatatttttgtcatttgcCGTATTCTTGACTCTAATCAGCGAAAATATGCCAAAGTCCTCAGAGCCAATGTCTTTATTGTCCTACTTTTTGATTGTGACAATGACTATGAGTACGTTGATATGTATTCTTACTGTTGTGACGATGCGCCTCCACTTTAAAAACTCAAAGGTGTCAAAAACAGCTGCCACTATTCTGCAAATTTTGCAACTCAAATATTTATGCATTCCATGTAAGAAGTATAAAAAGAAATCACAGATTCAGGATAATTCTAATTTAGATGACGGGTTTGCAAGAAATATAAGGGAGGGTAAAGTTGAGCCGCTTAAAGTCGAACCGGTAGAGGAAGATACATGGAAGGGAGTAGCAGAGCAATACGACCGAGTCTTGATGTACTATTTCTTTTTGATTGTCTTTCTCCAATGGATGATGCTTTTAATTGTCATGTCTATCTGA
- the LOC128162091 gene encoding acetylcholine receptor subunit beta-like 1, translating into MTFLHSCFVFLIAGLVYRNAFAAEYSDAENLLGELFRNYSTDIRPSQNLSETIKVSLYPFLFSVNDFDEVSGVISIVGGFALDWHDFRLAWTPTNYGNIQMLPIPRKKLWVPSVFLINPANKMEALGSDDFLGRIFHNGNVNWTPGGLFQTLCDVNMYKFPFDTQSCFFTIALWGYMPEEAVMIPNNNMSTIDTTYYSSNALWKLESTVMKYSDLVTTENIIELRINLKRKSLYFVINMLAPILLLSILNPLVFALPVESGERVSYAITIFLSFAVFLTLISENMPKSSEPMSLLSYFLIVTMTMSTLICILTVVTMRLHFKNSKVSKTASTILKILQLKFICIPCKKYKKKSQIQDNTNLDDGFARNIREGKVEPLKVEPVEEDTWKGVAEQYDQVLMYYFFLIVFLQWMMLLIVMSI; encoded by the coding sequence ATgacatttttacacagttgTTTTGTGTTCCTGATTGCTGGACTTGTTTATCGTAATGCTTTTGCTGCGGAGTATAGTGACGCAGAGAATCTCCTAGGGGAATTATTCCGGAATTATTCAACAGACATTAGACCAAGTCAAAATCTGTCTGAAACAATCAAAGTATCTTTATACCCGTTCCTTTTCTCTGTGAATGATTTTGACGAAGTTTCCGGTGTCATTTCTATCGTGGGTGGATTTGCTCTTGATTGGCATGACTTTCGTCTCGCCTGGACACCAACAAACTACGGTAACATTCAGATGCTACCCATTCCAAGAAAGAAACTTTGGGTTCCAAGTGTGTTTTTGATTAACCCTGCAAATAAGATGGAAGCGTTAGGGAGTGATGACTTTTTAGGAAGAATATTCCATAATGGTAACGTGAATTGGACACCCGGAGGACTTTTTCAGACCCTATGTGATGTGAACATGTACAAGTTTCCATTCGACACGCAGTCTTGTTTCTTTACAATAGCGTTGTGGGGTTATATGCCCGAGGAAGCAGTTATGATACCGAACAATAACATGTCTACTATCGATACAACTTATTATTCTTCCAATGCTCTATGGAAACTAGAAAGCACAGTGATGAAATATTCCGATCTTGTTACGACCGAGAATATAATTGAACTCCGGATCAACCTGAAGAGAAAATCGCTATACTTTGTCATCAATATGTTGGCGCCCATCCTTCTTCTGTCCATACTTAACCCTCTGGTTTTTGCCCTACCTGTTGAAAGCGGTGAGCGTGTGTCATATGCCATCACAATATTCTTGTCATTTGCCGTTTTCTTGACTCTAATCAGCGAAAATATGCCAAAGTCCTCAGAGCCAATGTCTTTATTGTCCTACTTTTTGATTGTGACAATGACTATGAGTACGTTGATATGCATTCTCACTGTTGTCACTATGCGCCTCCACTTTAAAAACTCAAAAGTGTCGAAAACAGCTTCAACTATTCTGAAGATTTTGCAACTCAAATTTATATGCATTCCATGTAAGAAGTATAAAAAGAAATCGCAGATTCAGGATAATACTAATTTAGATGATGGATTTGCAAGAAATATAAGGGAGGGTAAAGTCGAGCCGCTTAAAGTCGAACCGGTAGAGGAAGATACATGGAAGGGAGTAGCGGAGCAATACGACCAAGTCTTGATGTACTATTTCTTTTTGATTGTCTTTCTCCAATGGATGATGCTTTTAATTGTCATGTCTATCTGA
- the LOC128162065 gene encoding neuronal acetylcholine receptor subunit alpha-6-like, translating to MKTKLVFVVLFLIWTTCEIQVKGAVFSDTSSLYQDLFTNYSSDLRPQADLSQPIKIGIKLYLFSINNFDEISGILSAVVGISMQLKDFRLGWTPSSYGGVNTLTVPKDKIWTPNIYLIDPANEMKAIGDGKVIGRILFDGSVIWSPGGLVQSLCNVNMYSFPFDTQVCTITFTLWGYLSAEAILEPLDNITSVDSLFYTENGQWEMKKAILIPLDNGSRSSLLQVQLTLRRRALYFVINMLAPILLLSVLNPLVFILPVDSGERVSFAVTIFLSFAVFLTLINDNMPKSSEPMAAISYFLIVIMCMSTLIIVFTILNLYLHFKEEEKEVNKKLVLLLRYLKLSWLFKRYRMKGTRITVSSKENNKCSENRTDNSNLEQIEREKTDVVKMNWKSLANEYDRILMYYYYVLIFFVWIILVLLLSV from the coding sequence ATGAAGACCAAGCTAGTTTTTGTTGTTCTGTTTCTTATTTGGACAACTTGTGAGATTCAAGTGAAAGGTGCAGTATTTTCAGACACCTCATCTCTGTATCAGGATCTTTTCACAAACTATTCATCAGATCTACGACCACAAGCAGATCTATCACAACCAATAAAAATTGGTATTAAGTTATATTTATTCTCCATCAACAACTTTGATGAGATTTCTGGCATTCTTTCTGCTGTGGTTGGAATTTCAATGCAGTTGAAAGACTTCCGCCTTGGGTGGACACCTAGCAGCTATGGTGGAGTGAATACTCTAACAGTTCCAAAGGACAAAATATGGACACCAAACATTTATTTGATAGATCCTGCCAATGAGATGAAGGCTATTGGTGATGGGAAAGTAATTGGGAGAATACTCTTTGATGGATCTGTGATTTGGTCACCTGGAGGATTGGTGCAGTCACTTTGCAATGTAAACATGTATTCTTTCCCATTTGACACCCAGGTCTGTACCATAACATTCACACTTTGGGGGTATTTATCAGCGGAAGCTATTTTGGAGCCTCTTGATAACATTACTAGCGTAGATTCATTATTCTACACAGAGAATGGCCAGTGGGAAATGAAAAAGGCTATCCTGATTCCTTTGGATAACGGATCACGAAGCTCATTGTTGCAAGTTCAACTGACATTGCGTAGAAGGGCCTTATACTTTGTTATTAACATGCTAGCTCCAATACTCCTTCTCTCAGTTCTGAATCCCCTTGTGTTTATTCTTCCCGTGGATAGTGGTGAGCGTGTGTCTTTTGCTGTTACCATTTTCCTTTCATTTGCTGTGTTCCTAACTCTCATCAATGATAACATGCCAAAGTCATCTGAGCCCATGGCAGCAATTTcctattttttaattgtaataatGTGTATGAGCACACTTATAATTGtatttactattttaaatttatatttacacttCAAAGAAGAAGAGAAAGAAGTTAATAAGAAATTGGTACTGCTTCTGAGGTATTTGAAACTAAGCTGGCTGTTTAAAAGATACAGGATGAAAGGCACTCGGATCACAGTCTCCAGCAAAGAGAATAACAAGTGCTCAGAAAACAGGACAGATAATAGTAATCTGGAACAAATTGAAAGAGAAAAGACTGATGTGGTCAAAATGAATTGGAAATCTCTAGCTAATGAGTACGATAGAATATTGATGTACTACTACTATGTCCTGATATTTTTTGTGTGGATTATTTTGGTTTTGTTATTATCGGTCTAA